The window CGTGCCCGGAGTGTGATGTTTACCAGGTCGAAGACCTGCAGCCGAGTCAGCAGCCATGCACAGAACACCCCGATGAGGAGGCCGAAGGTGGCGGTGGAAAACGCGCGCAGGCTGAACCTTTTGATGAGGAGCTCGAGCCAGACGAAAATCCCGCCCAGAAACAGCCCTCCGCAAAGCCCTTGAAATGTCGATACCTCAAGGGCGGTTCCCTTGGTGATGGTGGCCACGGCATATCCGGCACCGGCACAGACTAGCAGATAGAGTACGCGAGCTATGTTGACGGAGGCGGGAGCCATGGGATGACACGAAGCATCCGGCATTCCCGATCAAGCCGCAAGCTCAAGGGCGGAATGCATGGGGCTCTTTGTAGGCACGAAAAAAGCCCCGCTCCGGTTGCGGAGCAGGGCTTTGGGAAATTTCGAGATGTGATTTGTGCGGGTGTTTACCAGTCGTCGCCGCCGCCGTAGCCACCGCCGCCTTTGCCGCCGCCGTAGCCACCACCGCCGCCCTTGCCGCCGCGACGGTCGCCGTAGCCACCACCCCCGCCGCCACCACCCTTGCCACCGTAGCCGCCTTTACCGCCGCCACCACCACCACCGCCGTAGCCGCCTTTACCGCCACCACCACCGCCGCCGGGCCGGCGATCACCGCCGAAGCCACCGCGACCACCACCGCCGCCGCCACCAAAGCCACCGGGCTTGCTCTCGCGAGGCTCGGCCGGGTTGACACGTAGCGGGCGCCCGCCCAGCTCCTGGCCATTCACGGCATCTGCCGCTTCCTTGGCCTTGGAGGTGTCCGCCAAGGTCACGAAGCAAAAGCCGCGGGGGCGATTGGTTTCGCGGTCCATGACGATTTTAACTTTCTCCACCGGACCAAAGGCGGCGAAGAGTTCTGCCACTTCTTCCTCGGTGGCGGTGAAGGGCAGATTGCCCACGTAGATGTCCATTGTCTGTAGTCGCTACGCCAATTGATCCAAACCACTTCAACAGCCAATGGCGCCACGACCGGATGAAGCGTGTCCGGAATTCAGCCCGGACTTTAATCCCGCTACACGGTCGTCCGATCTACGGCAAGCCCATAAATCACGGGATGAGAACCACCTGCGGGCGCTTCAGAGTCCCGAAGGATGTCGCATCACATGGCCTGTGCCGGGCCGGGTGCGGGTTTGCCAGCGCGGGCCATCGCGATCGGCGCCCCAGCCGGTGTCGAGTCGCAGGCCGGCGATGGTCATGAAAACGTGGCCGCTACGCACGTACAGGGTGATCCAGTCACCGTCGCCTTTCTTGCCGTAGCCGTAGAATCCATCGCTCGGCATGGAGCCCTGCATGAGGCCGGCTTCACGCAGCACGTAGGAGACGGTGCCGGAGCAATCGTAGCCGCTATCCTCCTGGCGGGCGTGGCCGCCGCCCCACTTGTAGGGCTTGTTCTGAAGGCGATTGCCGGCGGCGATTGCGCGCTTCACAGCGAGCGGGGCTTTCCTCGGCGCATAGGCGATTCCGTTCACCAGCTTCGCGGTTTCGCCGTTCTTGAATTGATACGACACCGGTCGCTTCGCCTTCACTTGGCTGGAGCACGAGCTGAGCCCGAGAGCCAAGACCGGCAGCGCGATTAGAGACAGAAGTCGTTTCACGCTGCGGAAAGTAAGGATTTGTGGATTTTTTACAAAACCTTTCTGCCTGACAGTTCATCGTAACACTCTAACAAAAGTTCCCGAAGGTTGCCTCGGCAACGGCGGAAGCGCTGGTCGAGGTCCCCGTGGAAACGCTCCGCGAAGGGAGCGGACACTCGTTCCAACAGGATCGCGGCGGTGGCCGGAGTCGCCGTTAGATGGAGGAGTTCCGGCCACGAACCTGCCCGATAGCGGGTGACCAGAATGCCTGCGGCTGCCTTCGAAGCTTCGCGGAGTTCGTGGCGGTCGCTGCGGCGCAGGTAGTCCTCGCCATCGATAAACCAGAAGCGGCTGGTGCCTTCGGCGAGCTCGTGGCGATCCGCTTCATCCAGGTGACGGCGCTGTTCATTGAAATGGAGCATGACCGGGGAATCGCAGCGCTTCGCCCACGTCCGTAGCAGGGCGCTCTTGCCCGCACCGCGACGGCCGGTGACGGCTGCCCGGCAGCCGAGGGCACGCCATTTTTCCTCCAGCGCCTGCCAAGTCGTTCCGGCCACCAGGGGATCGAAACCGAGCACGCGCTCCAGACGGCCGGGCGCGAAGGGATTGTCACCAGCCTTCATGGTTTGGCGCGGCCGAAGCGCTTCATCCATTTCTCTGCCTTGGTTGTGGTCCGGGCGCTTTCGATTTCGCGCAGGGCGATCTCCTGTCGCTGCGGGGCGACCACGATTTCCTCGACTGCCAGTGAGCCGGTCTTTTTCGCGACTACCTCCAGCGCCCACGCGATTCGGACGAGCGTGCCATTCACGCTCCACGGTTCGGCCGGCAGTTGGAACGAGAAGGCACGTTCGCCGCGCAAGGTATCACCGAGCGGCAGGGCGGCGATGGTGCGCGATTCCTCGGTGCCGCGGCCCTGCGTGAACCAGCAAAGCCTGAGTTCCAAGTCGCGCGGCTCTTTCTCCAGCTGCCATTCCACGCGACCGGTCACGGTCTCGTGCGGTCGCAGGTCGCGGCGTTCGATCGTGATGGTGGTGCTCATGGCAATTCGGTGGCGTCGAGAGGTTGGACGATGATTTCCCGCTCCTCACGCAGGTCGGGAAGCCACGGGACATTGGAGTAGAGGCAGACCCGCCAGACGATGCGGTTGTTAGAGCCGCTGAAGGTCGGCACGGCATCGTCGGGGATTTTCAATGAGACGCCGCCGGCGTTCATCGCCTGGGGGATCGTCGTCTGGAACAGGATCTCTTCGTGGAAGACGGAGCGGGCAGTGGAGTTGCTGGAGCCCTGCGAGTAGGTCGCTTCCTCGCGGCCGACTAACAGCAGGGCGAGATCCGTCGGCTGGCCACGGCCGCCGGCGCGCCGCCATTGGACGCGGGCGGAGCGGCCGGGCTTGAGATCGTCACTGGCGAGCTGGAGTTCGAAGCGCGGCGCGAACAGGGCCGCGAAGGTGTAGACGGCACCTACTGCTGTCGCGATTCCCACGAGGAAAAACGGGATCATGAACAAGGTGAACGCGCCGCCAATCACCTTGCCAAAGCCACCACCGGCGTCGCCCCACAGCGAGCGCTGGGAGAAGATCAGGAAGCCATTCCAGAACAGCGCGAAGATCAGCAGGAAAATGAAGGCACCGACCCGCGAACCGCCCGCGCGAACCCATTCCCCGGCGGGCAGTGGCTTCGCTCCGAGCCGGTGCATGCGAACCGCTGCCACATGTCCGGCGCGGCCGGGGCGGGTGCTATGCGGAGCCGAGACGCTGGGGCCTTGGCGGTACTTTTTGTGCACGGCCCACAGCCCGCCGATGCCGATCGCGATGAACGGCAGCGGGAACAGCGCGAACAAGCCCCACCAGCCAGCTTCGCGTCTCACCACTGCACGCCATGGCTTCTCCGGATCGACGAAGACGGTGAGCTTCGATCCCGGTGGGTGGGCTTTGACCACCTCGCGCTTGCCCTTTGATCCGGAAGAGGAACCGCTCCAGATGTCGTAACGGTTCGAGCGGTATTCGTGGCCATCGACTTGATAGCGATAGAAGAGATCCACCGAATAGGTGGTGCCATCGCTGTCACTCTTGCTGCGGAGTCGGCTCCAGATGATCTCGGCTTCGGTTTCCTTCCAGCCGCGCGCGGCGAAATACTCGATGGCTTTCGGAACGATCAGGCCGAACAGCATGGCGAGTCCGGCGCAGCCGAAAAACAGCAGGGCGATCACGGCGGCGAGGGGGCGCTCCGTGATGGTCTTTCCAGAGACCGTTTTCGCCTCTTTGCCAGGGCGACCGAAGATCAGGGCGAGGCCGATGAGCACGAAGAATCCGCCGAAGGCCGCGAAGGCGAGGCCGCCCCAAATCTGACCGCTGCTGGAGAGGGTCAGCACGGAGGTTTCCGGTTCGCCTGGCTTTACCCGGCACTCGGTGGTGACCTCGGCGAGGCTCGTTCGTGGGCCTTCCGGGCCTTGGGTGAAGCGTTCGCGAACCTTTGCCAGGTCCTCGTAGCTATCGCTGCCTTCCTTGGTCTTCCACAGCCTGGTGCCGGTGTATTTGCGGCCGTCGAGTTCGTAGCGATAGACGAGGTCCGGGCGAAAGGGCGGGTCCTGTTTCTGATCCGCCGCGATCTCGAAGCGCTCGATTACGCAGGGCACGGACTGCCATCGCAACGTTTCCAGCGCACCCCAGGTCGTCCACAGGCCGATGCCGAGGAAGATCGAGCTGAAGGCGGTCCAGAAGATCCCGAAGAACCGGACTCCCCAGCTATTGCTCGATTCACTTCTCAGACCGGTTGGCACGCGCCGGATCTAGCAGATTCGTCCGCTGGCGACGCGTGGAAAATCAGGAGCGCTTTCGCTTCGTCAAGCGGCGTCTTTCACGGGCTTTCGCGACGTTTCCAGCTGCCTTCAAGGATCGCGCCCGCTGCTTGCGGCGCTTTTTGACGATCACCCACAGGCCACTCGTTCCGGCGGCCAGAAAGCAGATGGCCAGAACGATGGCAGCCGGGCTTCCGTGAAGCACCTGAGGAACCAACATCCCGCCCAGCAGGGCCAGCCCTCCTGCGAGGAAGGTGAGAAAGAAGAGGATCGTCTTGGCATTCGGGACAACGCCCGTCTTGAGAGGGCTGAGCCACTTTCGCTTGGGCTCGCGTTCAAAGGCGAGGGCCAAGCCGAACGCCGCGGAGAGCATGCCCATCACGACGAATACGAGGCCGATCCAGAGTTGCCTGGCGTTGTCGTGGGCTCCGTTCCAGATGGTCCAGACACCGATCCCGGAGGCAACCAGGCTGAGCGCTGCCCAGAGAATTCCCGCCACCCGTGTGAGCGGATCTATCTCGCGGTAGCGCATGATAGGCAGGAAATGGCGATCAGTCCCGCGATTCCAGCCAGGCGATCACCTTCGCCAGCGCGCGGCCGCGATGGCTGAGGGAGTTTTTCACCTCGGCGCCGAGCTCGGCGAAGGTCTGGTCGTAGCCTTCCGGTGCGAACAGGGGATCGTAGCCGAATCCGCCTGCGCCATAGGGTTCGTCGAGAATGCGGCCGTCCACGGTGCCGCTGAAATTCGCCAGCACGTTTCCGCCTTCCGCGAGGACCATGGTGCAGCGGAAGCGGGCGGTGCGGTCGGCCTTGCCGGCCATTTCAGTCATCAGGCGGGCATTGTTTTTCGGGTGATTTCCCTCCTCGCCGCCGTAGCTGCTGGACCAGACGCCCGGCGCGCCGCCGAGGGCATCGACCTCCAAACCCGAGTCATCGGAGAGTACCAGTCCTGTCACGTGGTGGCTGATGGCGACTGCTTTAAGCGTGGCATTCTCTAGGAAGGTGGTGCCGGTTTCCTCGACCGCGGGGAGATTCGGGAAGTCATTGACGTCCAGCACCCGGTAACGGTCGCCGAGCATTTCCCGGATCTCCTGGGTCTTGTGCGCATTGCGGGTGGCGATGACCAGAATCGGCGGCTCGGAGGGCATGGCCGTGGGTAGCGTGACAGCCTTCCGCGGCCAAGAATTTTGAAATAATCCCAAGCAGTGCTACGCCTATAGCACATAATGAAAGCCATCACCTACCTCGCCTCTTTCACTCTTGGCGCTGCCGCCATGGTTAGCTCCGCCTTTTCGAGTGAACTCGAAGGCTGGTCTACCGATCTCGACAAGGCCTTCGCCCAGGCAAAAAAGGAGAAGAAGTCGGTGCTGGTCGAATTCACCGGCTCTGATTGGTGCCCGCCCTGCATCGCGATGCGGAAGAACGTCTTCTCGAAGAAGGAATTCGTCGATGCCGCCGGCAAGCAGTTCATCCTGGTCGAGCTCGACTTCCCGAATGGCGACGAGGCGCTGAAAAAGAAGAACCAGCCCTACGCCGAGAAGTACAAGATCGAGGGTTTCCCGACGGTCATCCTCTTCGATGCCGAAGGGAAGGAGTTCAGCCGCTTTTTCGCCTCCGAGTATCCAAAAACCGAGGCCTTCCTGAAGCACCTCGACGACGCGCTCGAGAAGCAGAAGCTCGATTGATCGGGCTCCTTTCACAGGAGATCTGTTCATGCAGACGGCCCCGCTCGGTCTTCACGCCGCGCGGGGTTTTTCGTGGAACGAGTGGCGGAGCTAATCTCCAAGGCAAAAGCCGAGGAAGATCGCACCCTGAGAGGCAGAGCGCAACAGGGAGATTGCACGCTGCGCCATGGTTGGCTTCCCGAAGCGGATCTGGGGTTGGGAAGTAGTGCTGGTTTTCAGTCGGTTAGAACGGGTGGGTGGGTTCGGCACGTCCCTTGCGAGAGGGTGGGACGATGAAAACCACTACCCGTCCCGATCCAGAGGCCGCTCCTTTGCAGGAGATCCTGACGCGCCTCATCGACTCCATCGCCGGCTTCCGCTTGGCCGCCGATTTTGCGACCGATTCTTCGTTTATCCGGCTCTGCCAGCGTTCTGCGGATTCGCGTGAAGCGATCGTGGAAGAACTCGCAGCTGTGATCGCCTCCTGTGGCGTGGAGCCTTCCCTGGACGGCAGCCGGGAAGCCTCGGTTCACCGCGCATGGATCCGCCTCGTCTGCCAAGTGCATCCGCAGTTCCGCAAGCGGCTCAGTGCCGAGTGCGAGCGGGGCGAGCGGGAATTCCAGCGCACGCTCGGAGCGCGCAATCGCCCTGCAGCACGCAACGAACGCACCGGCAACATGCTCGGCGAGCTGAAGACCTACGTCGCCGCGACCTTGGATGCGCTGCACCGCATTGAGGAGAAGTCCCACGCCTCTGCAACTCACTATGCCGCTGCCTGACACGCCGCTGCCGAAACCTCCTCCGATGGCCTGAAAACGGTCATATCGTGAAACAGCCCCGCCCGGCTCTCCAGCCGCGGCGGGGCGTTCTGTTTTCGGGGGCTCGGCCGGGCCGGGGTTTTCCTTTTCAAGCTCAGCCGCTTTCGCCAATTTCCGCGCCCCGCTATGTCTGACCGCCGTAAACCGTTCCCCTTCGACCAGTTCGAGCCTGCCTGGCAGGAGCGCTGGGACGCGGAGAAAACCTTCCGCACGCCGAATCCGGGCGATGCCGATTTCGACGCCTCGAAGCCGAAGTTCTACGTGCTAGACATGTTCCCGTATCCCTCCGGCAGCGGCCTCCACGTGGGCCATCCGGAAGGCTACACCGCGACCGACATCATCGGCCGGGCCAAGCGCCGCCAAGGCTACAATGTGCTCCATCCGATGGGCTGGGACTCCTTCGGCCTGCCCGCGGAACAGTACGCGATCAAGACCGGCCAGCATCCGGCGATCACGACGACGGCGAATATCGCGACCTTCAAGCGCCAGCTGAAGTCGCTGGGCTTCGGCTATGACTGGGACCGCGAGATCGCGACGACCGATCCGGAGTATGTCCGCTGGACCCAGTGGATCTTCCTGCAGCTGTACTCGTCATACTTTGATGAAGAAGCGGGCAAGGCGAAGCCTGTCGCCGAGCTGGAAGCGAAAGGCTGGAGCCGCGAGGAGATCGATGCGGTGCGTTTGGCCTTCGTCCACGAAGCGCCGGTGAACTGGTCGCCCGACCTCGGCACCGTGCTGGCGAACGAGGAAGTGGAAGAGTGGCGCAGCAAGGGCCACATCGTCGAACGTCGTCCGCTGCGCCAGTGGATGCTGCGCATCACGAAGTATGCCCAGCGCCTGATCGATGAACTGGACCCGCTCGATTGGCCGGAAGGCATCAAGCTGCTGCAGAAGAATTGGATCGGCCGCAGCGAAGGCGCGGAAGTCGATTTCTTGCTCGATGACCATGTCGTCACAGTTTTCACCACCCGTCCGGATACCTTGTTCGGTGCCACCTACATGGTGCTCGCGCCGGAGCATCCGTATGTCGCGGAGATCACGACTGCGGAGCAAAAGGCTGCGGTGGAGGCATACATCGCCGCCTGTGCGGCCAAGTCCGATCTTGAGCGCGGCGATCTGAACAAGGACAAGTCCGGCGTTTTCACCGGTGCCTATGCGACCAATCCCGTGAACGGCGAGCAGATCCCGGTGTGGATCGCCGACTACGTGATGATGGGCTACGGCACCGGCGCGATCATGGCCGTCCCGGCGCATGACGAACGCGACTTCGAGTTCGCGAAGAAGTTCGAGCTGCCGATCATTCAAGTGGTTCAGCCAAACGGCGATGCTGATTGGCAGGGCTACACCGATCCGGGCACTGCCGTGAACTCCGGTTTCCTCGACGGACTGCCAACCGCCGAAGCGAAGCCGAAGATCATCGCGTGGCTGGAAGAAGGCGAAAAAGGAAAGCGCCGCGTGCAGTTCAAGCTGCGCGACTGGTTGTTCTCCCGCCAGCGCTACTGGGGTGAGCCCTTCCCGCTGACGTGGAAGGATGGCAACCACTACGCCGTGCCGGATGCCGAGCTGCCCTTGCTCGCGCCGCCGCTGGAAGACTACAAGCCGAGTGGTTCACCCGAGCCGCTGCTGAGCAAGGCCCGTGAGTGGGTCGAGCTGCCGGATGGCTCCATCCGCGAGACGAACACGATGCCGCAATGGGCCGGCTCCTGCTGGTACTATCTGCGCTACTGCGATCCGCGGAACAGCGGACGCTTCATCTCGGAGGAAGCGGAGAACTACTGGGGTAGCAGCGACAAGCCCGGGATGGTGGACCTCTACGTCGGTGGTACGGAACACGCCGTACTTCACCTGCTCTACGCCCGCTTCTGGCACAAGGTCCTGCATGATCTGGGCCATGTCTCGACGAACGAGCCGTTCCAGAAGCTGGTGAACCAAGGCCTGATCCTCGGCGAGGACGGCCAGAAGATGTCCAAGTCCCGCGGCAACGTGGTGAACCCCGATGACGTCGTGAAGGAGTATGGCGCGGACTCGCTGCGCCTGTACGAGATGTTCATGGGCCCGCTGGAACAGGTGAAGCCATGGAGCATGAAGGGCGTCGAGGGTGTTTCGCGCTTCCTTGCCCGCGTCTGGCGCGTCGCCTTTGAAGAGAATCAAGCCGGCGAATGGGTCACGTCATCGAAGATCCAGGACGTGCCATGCACCGACAAGGCGCTGCTCAAGGTAGTCCACGAGACGATCAAGAAGGTCACCGACGACATCGCGAAGATGTCCTTCAACACCGCGATTTCGCAGATGATGGTGTGCACCAACGCCTTCACGCAGGCCGAGGTGGTGCCGTTGAATGAGTTCCGCTTGTTGCTGCACGTGCTGAATCCCTTTGCGCCTCACCTGAGCGAGGAGCTTTACTCGCGCCTTGGCGGCACCTCAGTGCTCGCTGATGCGGCATGGCCGAAGCACGACGAAGCCGCTCTCATCACCGACGAGATCGAGTTGGTCGTCCAGGTGAACGGCAAGCTGCGTGACAAGGTCATTGTCGCGAAGGATGCCGATCAGGCCACGGTTGAAGCCGCGGCCCTCGCCTCGCCGCGAGTGAAGGAACAGACCGACGGCAAGACGGTCCGCAAGGTCATCGTGGTCCCCGGCCGTCTGGTGAACATCGTCGCGAACTGAGGCACGACTCGGAACGGGGGCTGGCGTCAGCCCCCGAACATCGCCTGATGCCATTCCTCATCAGGAGCGGCATCGTGGACGATGCCGTCGGCGGTCATGACGAGCACGGGACCGGAGAGATCTTCCAAGAGCGTCATGACTTCGCTCACCGTGCCGAAGACAAACTCGGCTCGCCGCTCAGGCGCGGGCATGCGGATGAACCAATGGAAGGAGAGCCACTCGCCCGAGCGGCCGAGCAGGTGGTCGGCGGCCTTCATGGTCAAGTCGCCCGGCACATAGCCGGTCTGAAGAATCACATACGGACCGTGTGTGTCACGCGGCTCGATTTCAGAGGCCATCGCCAGCTTCGCCAAGCTGATCAAGCGGGCAGCCGAGGGATCGTTGCGAAGCGGGTGCGACATGGCTGGAAAAGATATAGCATTAAAATTTCCCCGCTTCCACAGCGATTGCAGGGGCAATATCGATCGGGTTGAGAAGATCTTCAAATTTCCCTAACAAATAACAATCTTGCGGGCGGTCACTGCTCTGGCAGCGTTGCGCCGATGAGCTCCCCCCACATGCTCTTTCGCACCCTTTTTGGTGCCTGCGTCCTGGCAAGCCTGGCTCCGGCAAACGGCCAGCTGCTCGAATACTCGTTCCAAGCCGTGGTCGATTCGATTGATTCGACCGATCCGGGATTCACCGCCAACCGGCTCGGTCTGGTGGCTGGCGATACCATCACCGGGCGGATCATCATTGACCGCAGTAGCATCGATCAGGTTCCGGGTGATTCCAGCTTCGCGACGTATCGGAACTACGCGACGGGAGGCAGCAGCATCTATGATCCGAATAGCCTGACGTACCAGCAACCTCCGCTGCTGTTCCAGACCTCGGTATCGCTGGATTTGCCGCTCGGGCAAGGGTCTTTCGGCACGGTGACAAGCTCGGGGAGCGGTGGGAACTTGGTCTATGATCCCTACAGCGATGTTACCGCGCCGCGGGTCAACGTGGCCAACGGTACCAGCTATACTTCCGAGTCCGGTGCCTTTGGTACGGTTTCCGGCGACGCCTTGAATTTCTACCAAGTCGTCAGCGAGGTCTCTCCCGGTGGGCTTTCATCTCTCAAGTCGCGGCAAACCGTGGACTTTCTCTTTCAGGATGCCGATGGGCTGGCTTTCCAGTCCGATGCATTGCCCGGCTCGCTGGCATTGTCGGATTTCGACTCCGCGAAAATTTTCTACAAGCTCGTGGTCCCTGCCCAATCGATCCAGACTCCGGTTTCAAATCTCACCTATGGAACGCTCAGCTTCAATGCCCACTTGGTCAGCTTGAACGTGGTTCCCGAGCCATCAGCCGTCGGGCTGGGTGCGGTGGCGGTCTCGTTGCTCGTCCTCTTCCGCCGCAGGACCGGCTTGCCGGGAACGACGGACTGACACAGGCTGCGGGATGCTTGCCCGTTTCACTGCATGCCTTGTCGCGACCTCCGGTTTTCTGGTGGCTGCGCCGACGCTGCCCTTCAAGGCAGACTTTTCCAGCTTCCCCACCGCTCCATGGAAGACCTACGGCGGCGAATGGTCCGCTGCGAATGGCGAGCTTCACGTGAAGGGCGGCTCCGGGCCGAAGGCGGTGATCGATGGCTTGGTGGCTGGCGATTTCGAGCTGGATGTGGAAGTCCGTCCGGATGGCGACGGAGCCCAGGGGGGCGTGGTGTTCCGTGCCGCCGATATCGCCGATGGGGTAGATGCCTTCCGCGGCTACTACGCGGGGATCCGGGCGGGTCAAAATCTGGTGATGTGGGGTGCCACCGATCCCAAGTGGCGATCCATCGGTTCGCGTCCGGTCGAGGTGAAGGCCAATCAGTGGTATCACCTGCGCCTCCAGGTGGCGGGAAATAATGCGAAGATCTTCGTCGATGACGAGCCGATCAGCGATGCGACGTGGCCGGTCTTCGATGGCATCGATGCCGCTTTCAAGGGCGGTGGCATCGCCTTGCGCGCCCTTGATGGCGATGCGTCCTTCCGCAATCTCAAGATCGTCGCGTATCATCCCGCGCCGCTCACCCGTAGCTACACCAATCCCGTGCAAGCCGGCTGCGCCGATCCGGTGGTGTTCCGCCACGATGGCAAGTACTACGCTTATACGACTTACACGCCGGACTTTCCGCGGATGACCCGCGGCATCCGGCTCTACACTTCGGACAATCTCGTCAGTTGGAAGGATGAAGGCTTCGCGCTGAAGAATGAGGACAGCTGGGGCAAGTCGCGCTTCTGGGCGCCGGACATCGTGGAGAAGGATGGCACGTTTTACCTCTACTATGCGGCTGACGAGCGGATGTGCGTGGCCACTGCGAAGTCGCCACGAGGTCCTTTCAAGCAAGAGAAGGAGCAGCCGATCGAGCCCGACAGCATCAAGATCGATGGCCATGTTTTCACCGATGACGGAGGGCAGCGCTATTTCTACTACGTCTCCTTCGGCCAAGGAGAAAACCAGATCTGGGGCGGCAAGCTCAATGACGACATGATGAGCGTGGATGCCTCCACGCTGAAGCTCATGGTGAAGCCCGACCAAGCCTGGGAGCGCCACCAGTGGCCGGTGACCGAAGGGCCCGAGGTGCTGAAGCACAAGGGCACCTACTACCTGACCTACTCCGGCAGCCATTTTGAGAATCCGGAGTATGCCGTTGGCTATGCGACTTCGGACAGCCCGCTTGGCCCGTGGAAGAAGTATGAGTTCAACCCGGTGATGAAATCGACGGCCTATGCCCATGGCACGGCGCACCATTGCTTCACGGCCTCGCCGGACGGGAAGGAAGTCTTCATCGTCTATCACCGTCACAGCTCGCTGGAGAAGACCGAGCCGCGCGCGCTTTCGATCGATCGCGTGCGCTTCATCCCTGATCCCACGGGTGGTCCGGATATCCTGCAGATTCACGGTCCGACCTCGTCGCCGCAGCCTCTGCCTTCGGGGGCGCGGTGATGCTTCGAAACGGTGAGCTTGCCATCTCCTCAGGCACGCCGGTTAGATAAAGGAAGTGCAACTGCACCTCACCAACCGCACTCCCGACGCCACGGACCTCGGCCATTTGCTGCACAAGCATCCGGCACGTTGTCACGGGAGCGAATTGGCGTTTGGCCAGGCCACGGTGTTCTACGCCGAGGCTTCGCATGAGCGTTGTACGGCGGTGCTTGCGGTGGAAGTGGACCCGGTGGGCTTGGTTCGTTCGGAAGGAGCACGCCAGGGAGGCTGGGCGCTCGGACAGTATGTGAACGACCGGCCCTACGCGGCATCATCCTTTCTCTCGGTGGCCATCTCCCGGGTCTTCGGCACCGCGCTGAATGGTCGCTGCACCAAGCGGCCGGAGCTTGTCGACAAGCCGCTTCAACTCGAGGCCCGGCTGCCGGTGGTGCAAGCGCCTGAAGGGATGTTGGAAAAGCTCTTTGCTCCGCTCGGCTATGCGGTGGAAAGCCGTCGTCTGCCGTTGGAGCCTGCCTTTCCCGAGTGGGGGGAGAGCCGTTATCATGAGCTGACCTTGCGAGCCACGCTGCCGTTGCACGTGCTGCTGAAGCACCTGTTCGTGTTGATTCCCACGCTCGACCGCCACAAGCACTACTGGGTTGGCCAGGAGGAGATCGACAAGTTGCTGGAGAAGGGGGAAGGGTGGCTTGCGGGTCATTCCGAGCGCGAGT is drawn from Luteolibacter sp. Y139 and contains these coding sequences:
- a CDS encoding family 43 glycosylhydrolase; its protein translation is MLARFTACLVATSGFLVAAPTLPFKADFSSFPTAPWKTYGGEWSAANGELHVKGGSGPKAVIDGLVAGDFELDVEVRPDGDGAQGGVVFRAADIADGVDAFRGYYAGIRAGQNLVMWGATDPKWRSIGSRPVEVKANQWYHLRLQVAGNNAKIFVDDEPISDATWPVFDGIDAAFKGGGIALRALDGDASFRNLKIVAYHPAPLTRSYTNPVQAGCADPVVFRHDGKYYAYTTYTPDFPRMTRGIRLYTSDNLVSWKDEGFALKNEDSWGKSRFWAPDIVEKDGTFYLYYAADERMCVATAKSPRGPFKQEKEQPIEPDSIKIDGHVFTDDGGQRYFYYVSFGQGENQIWGGKLNDDMMSVDASTLKLMVKPDQAWERHQWPVTEGPEVLKHKGTYYLTYSGSHFENPEYAVGYATSDSPLGPWKKYEFNPVMKSTAYAHGTAHHCFTASPDGKEVFIVYHRHSSLEKTEPRALSIDRVRFIPDPTGGPDILQIHGPTSSPQPLPSGAR